A window of the Bacteroidia bacterium genome harbors these coding sequences:
- the coaD gene encoding pantetheine-phosphate adenylyltransferase, producing MRIAFFAGTFDPITTGHVDIVCRAISLFDKIIVGIGINAAKSTLFSLAERKEMLTKVFEPYQQVVVIGYHGLTTNAALQHNATHLLRGIRTVADFEYEKSICELNHHQMPQIETVFLLSTHKFGFISSTHVRDLIRHGGNISGLIPDEIFPFLKTT from the coding sequence ATGCGAATAGCTTTCTTTGCTGGCACCTTTGACCCTATAACCACAGGGCACGTAGATATAGTTTGTAGAGCTATCTCCTTATTCGACAAAATTATCGTTGGAATTGGAATTAATGCCGCAAAAAGTACGCTATTCTCTTTAGCTGAACGAAAGGAAATGCTAACCAAAGTATTTGAGCCTTACCAACAAGTTGTAGTTATTGGTTATCACGGACTTACAACAAATGCAGCCTTGCAACATAATGCTACTCATCTTTTGAGAGGCATCCGAACAGTTGCTGATTTTGAATATGAAAAAAGTATCTGTGAACTAAATCACCATCAAATGCCTCAAATAGAAACCGTTTTTTTGCTTTCAACCCATAAATTTGGTTTTATTTCTTCAACCCATGTTCGAGATTTAATTCGTCATGGCGGGAATATTTCCGGGCTAATACCGGATGAAATATTCC